The nucleotide window TCACCCACCATTCGAGTCTGAAGTCGCGCACGTCCCTGCGGCCTTGATCGATATGGGCGACGGACCGCAGCCCGCGGTAGTAGCAAGTGCCCGTTTCCACGCCGCTGGAACTCACGTCGGGCGGCCCGGGCAGGGCCACCTCGTCGTACACGTGCTGGGCTTCCTGCTTGAGCCGAGCGGCGACTTGGTCGGGGTCGGTCGCCGGATACGGCTCCCCGTCCCACACGCGGTAGCAGGCCACGCACACCGCCACGACGAGCAGGATGCCGGTGAGCCACAGAATCGAGCGGGCGGAGTGCATCCTCAGCATCCGTCGTCTTCCACGCCGACCGTAGTGCCGGCCACACGAGAGACGCGCGACATCAAAAAGTGACAAAAGGTGCAGGTAACAGACTGAACGGAACTCATGGTGCGGAGCCTAGGAGGCCGGGGCGCGTGCCGGGTGGGGGCGGCTACTCAGATCCAGGTGAGTAGCTAAGCCGTCCGGCAGTCGAACGGGGAGCCAGCAGGCCAGCACGATGGCTTGCAGCACCGACCGATCGCCACACCCGCAGACGCTGGTGAGATCGAGGTGGTGCAGGCCGAGGTTGGCCCAGGCCGCCTGATCCGCGATGTGGAGCGAGGCTCCGGGAAACGGATCACCACCCGAGTGGAAGCGAACGTCACCCCCGGCGAAACCAAAGGCAGAAGCTACTCGTGAACAGCCCGAGGTGTCGCCCGTGTCCAGCCTTTCCCACCCAGGCTCCGATGCGAGACCTCACCGCCCAGCCAGCAGAGACGAGACGCGATTGACGACCCTGGTCGATGTCCTGCCAGCCATGGTCAGCCTGCGCTTGGAGCCGACGACGGAACCGGAGTGTCTGCCGACCAGAAGGCGGAGCGCACGTTGGGACGCGGGATCTCAACGCCCTCGTAGGCGGGGCCATTGGGCTTGACAGTCGGGGCCGCGACTTCGGAGTTCTTCACGCATGGGGTGTTGACCTCGAAGTACGCCTGCCCCTCTCCACGAATTACCAAGACAATCCCGAATCCGTCAGGCGAGGTGGCGAAGATACCAGGATGGGTCTTACCCTGTTTGACAGAAGTGATCTCGTAACCACTCTTCTTCCAGAATCGCTCTACCACGCCGAGGAAGTTGCCGCGCCGCTGCTCGGAAATCACTGTCATCACCACTCGCCGCCGAGTAACGTCACAGCTTCCGGCCGTTGTGTCTTCGTGGGCCCACTCGATCTTCGGCCTGATGGCACCGATCGTCGCATCCAACATGGCATCTGAATGCTCCGCAGCTTCTTGCATATTCATGGTCGCCGCGACTCCCTTCTTACCCATAATTTCACACCCAACAAGCAGTGCACTCGCCAGAACGAAAAGTGAGACCTGCATCATCGCTCGTTTCACCGATACTCCTCCCACTTCATGTCTCTGCGATCTCCTGCCACGATCTGGGCGATATTCTCTGCGGATACCGCATCTTTTTCCGGGGTGAAGTACTGCGAGTGAGCAGCGAACTTTCCCAGGTCGCGGATGGGCCGCGGCCCGTCATCGACTTCAAACCGCCTGGCACCGAATGCCTCGCTCGCCGGGTCCTTGCCGAAGTAGAGGTCGTCGTCTCCCTGGTCGGCGATGTCCCCAGCCACGTACGAGATCAGCGGTCCCCCAGCCATTGCCACGCTGCCCACCACGCTCTGTTGCTTCGAGGGAAGCTTTGTGACCGGGTCGTTGTCGGCCGCTCCGACGAACACGTGGTCCTTGCCGACGCCGAGGTCCTCGGCCTTGTCGACGCCGGTACCGGGACTGCCGAGCAGGATGATGTCATCCGCGCCGGGGATGCCACCGTCCTGCTGTGCCGCGGTGCCGACCGTGAGCGAGCCGTAGGAGTGGCCAATCGCGGTCAGGTGCGGGTCCTTGTTCTCGTTGGTGGCCTCAAGCCCGCCCATGAAACTGTTGTAGGCGAGGGCTCCCTTCTCCGCGTCACCCCTACCCATGACGTCCACGTCCTGCGGTGCGTCGTAGCCGAGCCAGACAATGGCCGCGCTGGACGAGTCGTATCCTCGCGCACCCTTCGCGGTGTCCAAGCCCCGCTCCAGGGTCTCATCGACGAAATCCTTGTCCAGCTTGGTCCCCAGCCCCGGCACATATGCCGAGACGTTCCGCGAGGTGTCCGGATTCCCGTACGCCACGATGGCGCGGCCGTTGCCCTCGTCCCCGATGCCCAGCAGATACATCGGCACCTTGGAGGGCTCACCCAGCTTGGTCTGGAGCCCCCGGAGCGCATCGATCTTGGTCTGGGCTTCGTCGCCGCCCTGCTTCTCCAACTCGCCGATGAGTACGGGCAAATGGTTCCGGTTCGCCTCGTCCCGCGCTACTGCCGGAACCCCATCCAGGTTGCCGACCAGGTCCGGGGCGACCTCCAGGTACTCCTGGCGCTGCTCCTCGCTCAGGCCGTCCCACCACTCCTTGCGATCTGCGGGTGACTTGTCCCACGGAATGCCGTGACCGAGGTATGTGCCGGCAGTGGCGCGCACTTCCGCCGTGTCCCGGAACACGTCGTCCATCGTTGCCTTGGTGACGTCAAGTCCCTTGGCTGCCTTGAGTTTACTCAGCGCCTTCGCATACCGGCCGTCGATCTCGGCGGCGGAGCGCACCGCCCGCGCAATCCTGTCCGCGATACCCTGCGCCTTCGCAGTGTTCGGATTGGGGGCGAGGCGTCCCCCGGGGAAGCCGGGCTGCTCGTTCAGTCCGGGCGCCTCCAGTGGGAGCCGCGCGCTGCCCTGGGCGGACCCGCCCGGCGCTTCCTTCTCTCCGAGCAGGGTCTTGCCGACGGCCGCCGGATAGCTCACAGAACCGTCCTCATGGACGGTGAACCTGAGGCTCTCGGCATCCTCCAGGGCCTCCAGGAGCTGCTTCCGCGGTGCGGCGAGTTCGGAGGCGAGACCGTTCAATGTCGTACGGATGAGGCCGGCCTCGGTGTGAACGTATTGAAAATTTCGGCTCAGCCGCTCCAGCCGCGTGACGGCCGCCTTCGCCGAGTCGCTCTCCTGAGTTTCGCGCAGTTGCGCCGTCATTGCTCTGTCGGTCTTCACCCGATCGGAATCGGCGCGGCCCGAGACCTCGCTCCAGCCGTCTCCCGCGTCCTCGAACTCCGATGGCTTCAGGTCCCGCAAAAGTTGCCAGGTCAGCGTGGTACCGGTCACCGGCGCTCACCCTTTTCCACCACGTTGAAGGAGCTCTTCACCGCAGCCTCGGTCTCGCCCATCTCCTTGGCGACCTTGAGCAGCGCCCCCTTCAGGTAGCCGCATTCTCCCCGTACTGCGACCAGTCGCTCCTCCCAGGATTCCTGGACCGCCTTCAGCGCTGTCACGGACGAAAGCCCTTTCGCCCCGGAAGCAACGCCCTCGTGCGCGGGACCGAGTCGGCCGCGGCTCTGCTCGGTGCTGGTACGCAGCGTGTCGGCAGCACCCGACGCGCTGGTCCACGGCCCGCCACTGTGCTGCAGACCTCCCTTGCCGCCCTCAGCCGCACGCCCCGACGAGTCTCCCGAACGATCAGGTGCAAC belongs to Streptomyces finlayi and includes:
- a CDS encoding alpha/beta hydrolase — translated: MTGTTLTWQLLRDLKPSEFEDAGDGWSEVSGRADSDRVKTDRAMTAQLRETQESDSAKAAVTRLERLSRNFQYVHTEAGLIRTTLNGLASELAAPRKQLLEALEDAESLRFTVHEDGSVSYPAAVGKTLLGEKEAPGGSAQGSARLPLEAPGLNEQPGFPGGRLAPNPNTAKAQGIADRIARAVRSAAEIDGRYAKALSKLKAAKGLDVTKATMDDVFRDTAEVRATAGTYLGHGIPWDKSPADRKEWWDGLSEEQRQEYLEVAPDLVGNLDGVPAVARDEANRNHLPVLIGELEKQGGDEAQTKIDALRGLQTKLGEPSKVPMYLLGIGDEGNGRAIVAYGNPDTSRNVSAYVPGLGTKLDKDFVDETLERGLDTAKGARGYDSSSAAIVWLGYDAPQDVDVMGRGDAEKGALAYNSFMGGLEATNENKDPHLTAIGHSYGSLTVGTAAQQDGGIPGADDIILLGSPGTGVDKAEDLGVGKDHVFVGAADNDPVTKLPSKQQSVVGSVAMAGGPLISYVAGDIADQGDDDLYFGKDPASEAFGARRFEVDDGPRPIRDLGKFAAHSQYFTPEKDAVSAENIAQIVAGDRRDMKWEEYR